Proteins found in one Aquibium microcysteis genomic segment:
- a CDS encoding DMT family transporter: protein MCSVVAFVAMSSLIKAAGEVFTGQVVFFRSLFAIIPVVMVMAWRRELKTAFYTHRPVGHVLRGLVGVSSMGLGFFALTRLPLPEWVAINYAQPLIVVVFSAIFLGETVRIYRWTAVAIGFVGVVIVSWPKLTLLTSGAEMGQGEAIGVAAVLASAAISAVAMLLVRRLVLTEQSATIVFWFSATCTVAGLATLPFGWSPLSWSQAAILIGAGLCGGVGQILMTESYRHADMSTIAPFEYTSMILAIVIGYVVFAEVPTAYTLVGGTVVVCAGLFIIWREQRLGLQRAPARKVSPPQG from the coding sequence ATGTGTTCCGTCGTTGCCTTCGTGGCGATGTCGTCGCTGATCAAGGCCGCGGGCGAGGTCTTCACAGGGCAGGTCGTGTTCTTCCGCTCGCTCTTCGCCATCATCCCCGTGGTGATGGTGATGGCCTGGCGCCGCGAACTGAAGACGGCCTTCTACACCCACCGCCCGGTCGGGCACGTCCTGCGCGGGCTCGTCGGCGTGTCGTCCATGGGCCTGGGCTTCTTCGCTCTGACGCGGCTGCCGCTGCCGGAATGGGTCGCCATCAACTACGCCCAGCCGCTGATCGTGGTGGTCTTCTCGGCCATCTTCCTGGGCGAGACGGTCCGCATCTATCGCTGGACGGCCGTCGCGATCGGTTTCGTCGGCGTGGTCATCGTGTCCTGGCCGAAGCTGACCCTTCTGACCTCCGGCGCCGAGATGGGGCAGGGCGAGGCGATCGGCGTCGCCGCGGTGCTGGCGAGCGCTGCCATCTCCGCCGTCGCCATGCTGCTGGTGCGCCGGCTGGTGCTTACGGAGCAGTCGGCGACGATCGTCTTCTGGTTCTCGGCGACCTGCACGGTGGCCGGCCTCGCGACGCTGCCCTTCGGCTGGTCGCCGCTTTCATGGTCGCAGGCCGCGATCCTGATCGGCGCGGGGCTGTGCGGCGGGGTGGGACAGATCCTGATGACCGAGAGCTACCGTCACGCGGACATGTCGACCATCGCGCCCTTCGAATACACGTCGATGATCCTCGCCATCGTCATCGGCTACGTCGTCTTCGCTGAGGTTCCGACCGCCTATACGCTGGTCGGCGGAACGGTGGTGGTCTGTGCCGGGCTGTTCATCATCTGGCGCGAGCAGCGGCTGGGCCTCCAGCGGGCTCCTGCCCGCAAGGTCAGCCCGCCGCAGGGCTGA
- a CDS encoding helix-turn-helix domain-containing protein yields the protein MSQLDLALEAEISQRHLSFVESGRARPSRDMVLTLAERLDLPLRERNRLLLAAGFAPGFQERPIGDASLAPALAAVERVLKGHEPNPAIAVDRTWTLVRANAAIAPFLEAVTDPALLQPPVNVLRLSLHPGGLAPHILDLADWRDHLMERLGRITQSVADADLSRLMEELAAYPVPPRRRPSKPDPSFIAVPLRMRLGGELLSFITTITVFGTPLDVTLSELAVETFFPADEETAAFLRRRAGSVSPAAG from the coding sequence ATGAGCCAGCTCGACCTGGCGCTCGAAGCCGAGATCTCCCAGCGCCACCTCAGCTTCGTCGAGAGCGGGCGCGCCCGGCCGTCCCGCGACATGGTGCTGACGCTCGCCGAGCGGCTCGATCTGCCGCTGCGCGAGCGCAACCGTCTCCTGCTTGCCGCCGGCTTCGCGCCCGGGTTCCAGGAGCGGCCGATCGGAGACGCGTCGCTCGCGCCTGCCCTGGCGGCGGTGGAACGGGTGCTGAAGGGGCACGAGCCCAATCCGGCCATCGCGGTCGACCGGACCTGGACCCTGGTGCGCGCCAATGCCGCCATCGCACCCTTCCTGGAGGCTGTGACCGATCCCGCCCTGCTGCAACCGCCGGTCAACGTGCTGCGCCTGTCGCTCCACCCTGGAGGCCTCGCGCCGCACATCCTCGACCTCGCCGACTGGCGCGACCATCTCATGGAACGACTCGGGCGCATCACCCAGTCCGTCGCGGACGCAGATCTGTCGAGACTGATGGAGGAACTCGCCGCCTATCCGGTTCCGCCGCGGCGCCGGCCCTCGAAGCCCGACCCGAGCTTCATCGCGGTTCCGCTGCGCATGCGGCTCGGAGGCGAGCTGCTGTCCTTCATCACGACGATCACGGTCTTCGGTACCCCGCTCGACGTGACGCTGTCGGAACTGGCGGTCGAGACCTTCTTTCCCGCGGACGAGGAGACCGCGGCGTTTCTGCGCCGGCGCGCCGGATCCGTCAGCCCTGCGGCGGGCTGA
- a CDS encoding DUF6817 domain-containing protein, with translation MNETKTAPLVPAQTNTALYLQLHVAGHPTSDLLRVQAAYRLAARLFNGRYRKTERAFLCHAVGAASSVAHFERDVDFIIAAMLHAAYDSGQFPDGRFGKASPGHRALVRSVVGERAEDLIFRYPDFDFDTGQPERLAAAGLPTGVDDVLFLALAHEIDDLADAGLAIAPKHGASIAARLAACAALARHIGREPLALALEAQASLYADTRWLEALRSPRTRGFRIAPNLGAYARLRRARRHDGAVELY, from the coding sequence ATGAACGAGACGAAGACGGCCCCCCTGGTTCCCGCGCAGACCAACACCGCGCTGTACCTGCAACTGCACGTGGCCGGCCACCCGACCAGCGACCTGCTGCGGGTCCAGGCAGCCTACCGGCTCGCCGCGCGCCTGTTCAATGGTCGTTACCGCAAGACCGAACGCGCCTTCCTTTGTCATGCGGTGGGCGCGGCGTCATCGGTCGCCCATTTCGAACGCGACGTCGACTTCATCATCGCCGCGATGCTGCACGCGGCCTACGATAGCGGCCAGTTTCCGGACGGGCGGTTCGGCAAGGCCAGCCCGGGGCATCGGGCGCTGGTCCGTTCGGTCGTCGGCGAACGGGCGGAAGACCTGATCTTCCGCTATCCCGATTTCGACTTCGACACCGGCCAGCCCGAACGCCTCGCGGCGGCCGGCCTGCCGACGGGAGTCGACGACGTGCTCTTCCTGGCGCTGGCACACGAGATCGACGACCTCGCCGATGCCGGCCTCGCGATCGCTCCCAAGCATGGCGCCTCGATCGCGGCCCGCCTGGCCGCCTGTGCCGCCCTGGCCCGCCATATCGGCCGTGAACCCCTCGCCCTGGCGCTCGAAGCGCAGGCGTCGCTCTATGCCGACACGCGGTGGCTGGAAGCGCTCCGGTCTCCGCGGACCCGCGGCTTCCGGATCGCCCCCAATCTCGGCGCCTATGCGCGGCTGCGTCGGGCGCGCCGCCACGACGGCGCGGTCGAACTGTACTGA
- a CDS encoding glycosyltransferase family 2 protein — protein MDETETRSAEEGRLYPTGPRPVPQADISIVVEMENARLISRDEFGETIATLRREIAAWRDGRSGSRTAQVIFVQDGGREEAETLGRMLQDLAPDLAASAQSEIVSLAGGRYYELKNAAVPRARGEIVLFLDADSVPQPGWLAKMLAPFDDPAVSIVNGFTALEHDDFLSRCYALFWIFPLARGDERFAAKRSLNVNNSAFRRSWIAAHPFPENNGFKVSCSILWHEVMRRGVVTRRVDALALHKPPRGLRFLVWRAMVAGRDNDRRFAVLKSPRRARRLGHAFRRFWTSEWRSLCRVFGKGRHVGMPFRERPAAFLVASAFHGLAFLGQTAMAAGLVADRVERVPDHVTRS, from the coding sequence ATGGACGAAACGGAAACTCGCTCGGCGGAGGAAGGACGGCTCTACCCGACCGGGCCGCGCCCCGTTCCGCAGGCCGACATCAGCATCGTCGTGGAGATGGAGAATGCACGCCTCATTTCCAGGGACGAGTTCGGCGAGACGATCGCGACCCTCCGGCGCGAGATCGCCGCGTGGCGCGACGGCCGGTCGGGCTCGCGCACGGCGCAGGTGATCTTCGTACAGGATGGCGGACGCGAGGAAGCGGAGACCCTGGGCCGGATGCTGCAGGACCTGGCACCGGACCTCGCCGCATCGGCGCAATCCGAGATCGTCTCCCTGGCCGGTGGACGTTACTACGAACTCAAGAACGCGGCGGTTCCCCGGGCGCGCGGCGAAATCGTGCTGTTCCTCGATGCCGATTCCGTGCCGCAGCCCGGCTGGCTCGCGAAGATGCTGGCGCCCTTCGACGATCCGGCGGTGAGCATCGTCAACGGCTTCACGGCACTCGAGCACGACGATTTCCTGTCGCGCTGCTATGCGTTGTTCTGGATCTTTCCGCTCGCCCGCGGCGACGAACGCTTCGCCGCCAAGCGGTCGCTCAACGTCAACAACAGCGCCTTTCGCCGGTCCTGGATCGCTGCCCATCCGTTTCCGGAGAACAACGGTTTCAAGGTTTCCTGCAGCATCCTGTGGCATGAGGTCATGCGCCGCGGCGTCGTCACCCGTCGGGTCGACGCGCTCGCCCTGCACAAGCCGCCGCGCGGGCTGCGCTTCCTCGTCTGGCGCGCAATGGTGGCGGGCCGAGACAACGACCGCCGTTTCGCCGTCCTGAAGTCGCCGCGCCGTGCCCGACGGCTCGGCCACGCGTTCCGGCGCTTCTGGACGAGCGAATGGCGCTCGCTGTGCCGCGTCTTCGGCAAGGGCCGCCACGTCGGCATGCCATTCCGGGAACGTCCTGCAGCGTTCCTGGTGGCTTCCGCATTTCACGGTCTCGCCTTTCTGGGCCAGACGGCCATGGCGGCAGGGCTTGTGGCCGATCGCGTGGAGCGTGTTCCAGATCACGTGACCAGAAGCTGA
- a CDS encoding glycosyltransferase family 2 protein translates to MAQPPRIAVITPTRNRRDTVLRAIDSVRAQSLSDWEHLVVDDGSTDGTREALAGRADDRLRVLSLPEWRGANAARNAGIAASRAPLVTFLDSDDVFLPARLERTVALFDRDPGLAVTISSFDHEKNGSVRRISNRPARLDPSGLEQAIVADTVSIAGTAITVRRAALEQAGLFDETLMRLQDRDLLLRLSRRHGALVLPEVDWVKHTSADSISLPHGGYVEAFAALVARHPCYRERYATLAAYMVSRRLVSRIVQGEIGGAWRDYRINRASPSLGHSAWRLMAAYGPGRRERRRLRKLLSDG, encoded by the coding sequence ATGGCGCAGCCGCCGCGCATCGCCGTGATCACGCCCACCCGCAACCGCCGGGATACGGTGCTGCGTGCGATCGACAGCGTGCGCGCGCAGTCGCTGTCCGACTGGGAGCACCTCGTCGTGGACGACGGCTCGACGGATGGTACGCGCGAAGCGCTCGCCGGGCGCGCCGACGACCGGCTGCGCGTGCTGTCGCTGCCGGAGTGGCGCGGTGCGAACGCCGCCCGCAATGCCGGCATCGCGGCTTCGCGGGCGCCCCTCGTGACCTTCCTGGATTCCGACGACGTGTTCCTGCCGGCGCGGCTCGAGCGGACCGTCGCACTGTTCGATCGGGATCCGGGGCTCGCCGTGACCATCAGTTCGTTCGATCACGAGAAGAACGGGTCGGTGCGCCGTATCTCCAACCGCCCCGCCCGCCTCGATCCCAGCGGTCTCGAACAGGCGATCGTCGCCGACACCGTCTCGATCGCCGGTACGGCGATAACGGTGCGGCGGGCCGCGCTGGAGCAGGCCGGACTGTTCGACGAAACGCTGATGCGCCTGCAGGATCGCGACCTGCTGCTGCGCCTGTCGCGCCGGCATGGTGCGCTGGTGCTTCCCGAGGTGGACTGGGTCAAGCACACGAGCGCGGATTCCATCTCGCTGCCGCATGGCGGCTATGTCGAGGCTTTCGCCGCGCTGGTCGCGCGACACCCGTGCTATCGCGAGCGCTACGCTACGCTCGCCGCCTACATGGTGTCGCGGCGTCTTGTGTCGCGGATCGTGCAGGGCGAGATCGGCGGCGCCTGGCGCGACTACCGCATCAACCGAGCCAGCCCCTCGCTGGGTCATTCCGCCTGGCGGTTGATGGCCGCCTACGGCCCCGGCCGCCGCGAGCGTCGGCGGCTCCGCAAACTGCTGAGCGACGGCTGA
- a CDS encoding uracil-DNA glycosylase — MDSGRPDLRELLLFYADAGVDEALEDSPVDRFAESAPLRRNAGASGGALRPDGPSPRVGETAGVPSPSAPPARGSRALPPPARPEPAAAVPDEAQAARARELARSASSMEELRALLADFDGCNLKSTAKTLVFADGNPQADIMFVGEAPGREEDLEGLPFVGRSGRLLDRMLAAIGLDRSRAYIANVIPWRPPGNRTPTPIETEICRPFIERQVELANPKVLVTLGGPSAKVLLHASEGVLRLRGTWKTHTTASGLTIPAMPTLHPAYLLRNPAHKKLAWRDFLEIKARLRSLV; from the coding sequence ATGGACTCCGGCCGGCCCGATCTCAGGGAACTGCTGCTCTTCTACGCCGATGCGGGCGTGGACGAGGCGCTGGAGGATTCGCCCGTCGACCGCTTCGCCGAGAGCGCGCCGCTCCGGCGCAATGCCGGCGCGTCGGGCGGCGCGCTGCGGCCGGATGGCCCCTCGCCCCGCGTTGGCGAGACGGCTGGCGTGCCGTCCCCTTCCGCGCCGCCTGCGCGCGGATCGCGCGCGCTGCCGCCGCCGGCGCGGCCGGAGCCGGCCGCCGCCGTGCCGGACGAGGCGCAGGCAGCGCGGGCGCGCGAACTGGCGCGCTCGGCCTCCTCGATGGAGGAGCTGCGCGCGCTGCTTGCCGACTTCGACGGCTGCAACCTGAAGTCAACCGCAAAGACCCTGGTCTTTGCCGACGGCAATCCGCAGGCGGACATCATGTTCGTCGGGGAGGCGCCCGGCCGGGAAGAGGATCTCGAGGGACTGCCCTTCGTGGGCCGGTCGGGCCGTCTGCTCGACCGGATGCTGGCCGCCATCGGCCTCGACCGTTCGCGTGCCTACATCGCCAACGTCATCCCCTGGCGTCCGCCCGGCAACCGCACCCCGACGCCGATCGAGACCGAAATCTGCCGCCCCTTCATCGAGCGTCAGGTGGAGCTGGCCAATCCGAAGGTGCTGGTGACGCTGGGCGGGCCGTCGGCCAAGGTGCTGCTGCACGCCAGCGAGGGCGTGCTGCGGCTGCGCGGCACCTGGAAGACCCACACGACCGCCTCCGGCCTGACGATCCCCGCGATGCCGACGCTGCATCCGGCCTATCTGCTGCGCAACCCGGCGCACAAGAAGCTGGCCTGGCGCGATTTCCTGGAGATCAAGGCGAGGCTGCGGTCGCTCGTCTGA